From a single Bradyrhizobium sediminis genomic region:
- a CDS encoding gamma-glutamylcyclotransferase family protein — MNSDRLFVYGTLMRGFDHPMAQLLSRSADFVGEARCRGRLYLVKHYPGLVLSDDPADVVFGEVYRLRQPDALLREFDMYEACGEGFAEPTEYLRRMLPVTLSDETAGEAWTYVYNWPVTGLPRIASGRFLEN; from the coding sequence ATGAACTCCGATCGTCTCTTCGTCTACGGCACCTTGATGCGCGGCTTCGACCATCCGATGGCGCAGCTGTTGTCGCGCAGCGCCGATTTCGTCGGCGAGGCGCGCTGCCGCGGCCGGCTTTACCTCGTAAAGCATTATCCCGGGCTGGTGCTGTCGGACGATCCCGCGGACGTCGTATTCGGCGAAGTGTACCGGCTGCGCCAGCCGGACGCGCTATTGCGCGAATTCGACATGTACGAGGCCTGCGGCGAGGGGTTTGCCGAGCCGACCGAATATCTCAGGCGGATGCTGCCGGTGACGCTTTCGGACGAGACGGCGGGCGAAGCCTGGACCTATGTCTACAACTGGCCGGTGACCGGCCTGCCGCGCATCGCCTCGGGCCGGTTTCTGGAGAATTGA